A region of Micropterus dolomieu isolate WLL.071019.BEF.003 ecotype Adirondacks linkage group LG01, ASM2129224v1, whole genome shotgun sequence DNA encodes the following proteins:
- the ifngr1 gene encoding interferon gamma receptor 1 isoform X1: MLLDGAFTVLLLISGASAVSVPPPTKVVVSCQNLKVTVSWEYSKPQPQTTFRVEVKGSTVNDEEETTTDHQYDLSHFVWASDERYMGFNYVSVTAIQGGHRSVPVPSKTFSFSAHKTADIICKLNFPPVDLKVEDSGAKVMFRNPLHYYSELKQADNSASFKFTVSPGGEGECLRSQEICVREIEFPEGAEQCVNLTGSLIVDNQLVSFSETHNICRSIPPWVYVTVGIILLLVLVVVLTVVSIFICMTRPPEDENSHLPKNLQPNHGKPYYTVNPPHISPVVVLTVNEPGTEEEAEHLTSEGQKTNDDDSSDGSVKTECTSVDDEEEEKGEESTSSYDRPQNLQVDMGDAEMVTGYSGC, encoded by the exons TTCCGCCTCCAACAAAAGTGGTGGTGAGCTGCCAAAATCTCAAAGTCACAGTCAGCTGGGAATACAGCAAACCGCAACCACAAACCACCTTCAGGGTAGAAGTCAAAGGTTCTACTGT AAATGATGAGGAAGAAACCACCACAGACCATCAGTATGATCTGAGCCACTTCGTCTGGGCATCTGATGAGCGCTACATGGGCTTTAATTATGTCAGTGTAACAGCCATACAGGGAGGCCACCGGTCTGTTCCAGTACCGTCTAAAACATTCAGCTTCTCAGCGCACAAGACAGCTGATATAATAT GCAAATTAAATTTCCCTCCTGTGGATCTGAAAGTGGAGGATTCGGGGGCCAAAGTGATGTTCAGAAATCCCCTGCACTACTACAGTGAACTGAAGCAGGCTGACAATTCTGCCTCCTTTAAATTCACAGTCTCTCCAGGTGGT GAAGGTGAATGCCTACGGAGCCAGGAGATCTGCGTACGCGAGATTGAATTTCCTGAGGGTGCAGAGCAGTGCGTCAATCTGACAGGATCGTTGATTGTCGACAATCAATTGGTATCGTTCAGTGAGACACACAACATCTGTCGCAGTATCCCACCTT ggGTCTATGTGACAGTGGGAATTATACTGCTGTTGGTTTTAGTTGTCGTACTGACTGTGGTATCAATCTTCATCTGTATGACAAGGCCCCCGGAAGATGAAAACTCCCACCTACCTAAGAATCTG CAGCCAAACCATGGGAAACCGTATTATACTGTGAACCCCCCACACATCAGTCCTGTTGTAGTACTGACTGTCAACGAGCCCGGCACAGAGGAGGAAGCTGAGCATTTGACATCGGAGGGACAGAAGACAAATGATGACGACTCTTCAGATGGCTCGGTGAAAACAGAGTGCACTTCGgttgatgatgaggaggaggagaagggggaaGAGTCAACGTCATCATATGACCGCCCACAGAATCTGCAGGTGGACATGGGTGATGCAGAGATGGTCACAGGTTACAGCGGGTGTTAA
- the ifngr1 gene encoding interferon gamma receptor 1 isoform X2 — protein sequence MLLDGAFTVLLLISGASAVSVPPPTKVVVSCQNLKVTVSWEYSKPQPQTTFRVEVKGSTVNDEEETTTDHQYDLSHFVWASDERYMGFNYVSVTAIQGGHRSVPVPSKTFSFSAHKTADIICKLNFPPVDLKVEDSGAKVMFRNPLHYYSELKQADNSASFKFTVSPGGEGECLRSQEICVREIEFPEGAEQCVNLTGSLIVDNQLVSFSETHNICRSIPPWVYVTVGIILLLVLVVVLTVVSIFICMTRPPEDENSHLPKNLPNHGKPYYTVNPPHISPVVVLTVNEPGTEEEAEHLTSEGQKTNDDDSSDGSVKTECTSVDDEEEEKGEESTSSYDRPQNLQVDMGDAEMVTGYSGC from the exons TTCCGCCTCCAACAAAAGTGGTGGTGAGCTGCCAAAATCTCAAAGTCACAGTCAGCTGGGAATACAGCAAACCGCAACCACAAACCACCTTCAGGGTAGAAGTCAAAGGTTCTACTGT AAATGATGAGGAAGAAACCACCACAGACCATCAGTATGATCTGAGCCACTTCGTCTGGGCATCTGATGAGCGCTACATGGGCTTTAATTATGTCAGTGTAACAGCCATACAGGGAGGCCACCGGTCTGTTCCAGTACCGTCTAAAACATTCAGCTTCTCAGCGCACAAGACAGCTGATATAATAT GCAAATTAAATTTCCCTCCTGTGGATCTGAAAGTGGAGGATTCGGGGGCCAAAGTGATGTTCAGAAATCCCCTGCACTACTACAGTGAACTGAAGCAGGCTGACAATTCTGCCTCCTTTAAATTCACAGTCTCTCCAGGTGGT GAAGGTGAATGCCTACGGAGCCAGGAGATCTGCGTACGCGAGATTGAATTTCCTGAGGGTGCAGAGCAGTGCGTCAATCTGACAGGATCGTTGATTGTCGACAATCAATTGGTATCGTTCAGTGAGACACACAACATCTGTCGCAGTATCCCACCTT ggGTCTATGTGACAGTGGGAATTATACTGCTGTTGGTTTTAGTTGTCGTACTGACTGTGGTATCAATCTTCATCTGTATGACAAGGCCCCCGGAAGATGAAAACTCCCACCTACCTAAGAATCTG CCAAACCATGGGAAACCGTATTATACTGTGAACCCCCCACACATCAGTCCTGTTGTAGTACTGACTGTCAACGAGCCCGGCACAGAGGAGGAAGCTGAGCATTTGACATCGGAGGGACAGAAGACAAATGATGACGACTCTTCAGATGGCTCGGTGAAAACAGAGTGCACTTCGgttgatgatgaggaggaggagaagggggaaGAGTCAACGTCATCATATGACCGCCCACAGAATCTGCAGGTGGACATGGGTGATGCAGAGATGGTCACAGGTTACAGCGGGTGTTAA
- the ltv1 gene encoding protein LTV1 homolog, with protein MPHRKKKSFIEKKKAVTFHLVHRSQRDPLAADEKAPQHVLLPATKGEVEKRREEQRQFGVFFDDDYNYLQHLKEPSCTTELVAAGPLSTDRRLIRICDEEEENAEEGDTDKTIPAASINLPSSVFASEFEEEVGLLNKAAPISGPRLDMDPDIVAALDEDFDFDDPDNMLDDDFIIKANTASGAVDIEGDDDEDDGDDDEWEDTDEEDDFDSEGGLSGDEDTEGRGREFMFMDEETKSRFTEYSMTSSVMRRNEQLTLLDDRFEKFYEQFDDDEIGALDNAELEGFIEPDSARLEEVIKDYFIQKEKEYLRPDDLGPKVLPVVKEEEEEDDGEEEEMETVVIEAPEEKWDCETIISTYSNIYNRPKVIKDPPKIKPIRVSSKTGIPLDVLPARGLTAKQAERMTRINDSDLPRVSTQPRHREESKEERRARKQAIKDERKERRVEKKANKMAFKEEKVRQEKQMLNLRTNIQGMKL; from the exons ATG CCTCATCGAAAGAAGAAATCGTTCATCGAGAAGAAGAAGGCCGTGACCTTTCACCTCGTCCACAGAAGTCAGAGGGACCCGCTGGCTGCAGATGAGAAAGCCCCACAGCACGTCCTCCTGCCCGCCACCAAG GGGGAAGTAGAGAAGAGGCGCGAGGAGCAGAGGCAGTTTGGCGTTTTCTTCGACGATGACTATAACTACCTGCAGCACCTGAAGGAGCCGTCGTGCACGACTGAGCTGGTGGCAGCTGGACCCTTAAGCACTGACAGGCGACTTATTCGTATCTgcgatgaagaggaggagaatgCGGAGGAGGGGGACACGGACAAAACCATCCCT GCAGCCTCCATCAACCTGCCATCTTCAGTGTTCGCCTCAGAGTTTGAAGAGGAGGTGGGACTTCTGAACAAAGCTGCTCCTATCTCAG GACCACGGCTGGACATGGACCCCGACATCGTGGCTGCCCTCGACGAAGACTTTGACTTTGACGACCCCGACAACATGCTGGATGATGACTTCATCATCAAAGCAAACACTGCGAGTGGAGCAGTGGACATAga AGGCGACGACGACgaagatgatggtgatgatgacgAGTGGGAGGACACAGACGAGGAAGATGACTTCGACTCTGAGGGCGGGTTGTCGGGGGATGAGGACACGGAAGGCCGCGGTCGTGAGTTTATGTTCATGGACGAGGAGACGAAGAGTCGGTTCACAGAGTACTCGATGACGTCGTCTGTGATGAGGAGGAACGAGCAGCTCACTCTGCTGGACGACCGCTTTGAAAAG ttttACGAACAGTTCGATGACGATGAGATCGGCGCTCTGGACAACGCAGAGCTGGAAGGCTTCATCGAACCGGACAGCGCTCGCCTGGAAGAAGTTATCAAAGACTACTTCATACAGAAAGAGAAGGA ATACCTCAGGCCTGATGACTTGGGTCCCAAAGTACTTCCTGtcgtgaaggaggaggaggaggaagatgatggggaggaagaagagatggaAACTGTGGTCATTGAGGCTCCAGAAGAGAAGTGGGACTGTGAAACCATCATCA GCACATATTCCAACATATATAACAGACCCAAAGTCATTAAAGACCCACCAAAG ATAAAGCCGATCCGTGTGTCCAGTAAAACGGGTATCCCTCTGGACGTCCTTCCTGCCAGAGGCCTGACCGCCAAGCAGGCCGAGCGCATGACGAGGATCAACGACTCGGACCTGCCTCGGGTCTCCACCCAGCCTCGCCACAGGGAGGAGagcaaagaggagaggagagcaaggAAACAGGCCATCAAGGACGAACGCAAG GAAAGGAGAGTCGAGAAGAAAGCCAACAAGATGGCGTTCAAGGAGGAAAAAGTCAGACAGGAGAAGCAGATGTTGAATCTGAGAACAAACATTCAAGGCATGAAACTTTAG